The genomic region caatgaaccggttaaaaaaacaacaaaatgattcagcatttattttatgttatcacGTAATGTACAAAAATCCGTTTTGCGCCTAAAGCACTCAATACAGACATTGATGCACAAACGTGGATATATGTGTCTAAAGTCTATAAAGAGAATAAACTaatcttaatcaactcaccagaAACCATGATTCAGCTTACAACAACttaaatataatctgcatgcacaataaacaattgtaaacttaatttacatctctcaactgaaaagtttaagaaaaatgttatttaataaaactagtaATGAGCATATTTCCAGTACGTTTGGTTTGTTTTAAAGAAACTAACTAGGCTTGTTCAAGTTCTCCATGCTCAATACTTCTGGGATcggtttttggttctttttgagtcaACCGAAAACGCTGGATTTTGATTCTGCATGTAGGtttgattcatttattttgaacaggtTCTTTGGTCCAATAACTGGTCTAGTAACTCGTAAATGCCACCTAGCCTGTATGAGTCCAACTTGTTCATTTTGAACTCGATCCCAGGCTACTAGTCTGAGAgccttttcctttttggctgcattttttataaatttgagctttaaaatattttcagataTCACACAGATCCAAGTCACAGTAGGACACTACACTGTCTTTCATGTTGCTGcagttcatcatttattcatcttcAGTTTTATTCTACTGCTTTATAAGCAATCACATGAAATATAGGCCTATTCACACATAAcctaaatttaaatataatacacATAATGAAAATATGTGAGCCTATTTGCAAATCCCCAAGTGCAGGCTGTCATTTTTCTGAATCAACAAATGTTGATTAGAAATAGCATATAATCAATATAATCAGTGAtaccctgtttttttttgttttgtttttttggtcacaCATCACATCTCATTTACCTCATATTCCAAAAaacgttatttattttaaactttgaataaaaactaaaattcaaTATTCACACAATCAGTATTGTCACTCATTGTTTACTCTGTCATacttttaataatgtaataattcacataatattttaagtttaaaagtCTGGGTCTGACACAATGTAGTGAAAATATATGATGAAGGCATTGTCAAAAGTTACCATATATAATGTGACCTTAGTTAAAATCAGTTGAAAAATTGACCTATAAAAGTGTAGAGGAAACACAGAGTATGTGTAAATAAAGGAGTAAATGACTTAAAAGTGTTAATAAGTCATAGAAGTGTCTTTTAGGAATGACTGCTATTACATCTAAATGTGAGAACCTGCACCAAACATACAGGCTCGTATTTTATCCTGtaaacagtgatgttgtgttagAGTGCTAGGCAACAAAGTGTTTTCTAGCCATATAAAAATTGACCTAGGATTATGATGCTCAGCCATTTAGGTCATATTAGCAAGGTTTTGAAGGAAGTGCGTGCTGTCATTATGTCACACTATAATGCTGGTGTGACACATTCTTAGATTTGCTATATTCGGGTTTATGGCCATGGATCTATTAAACCTCATAAATGGCACTTTGctgttgcaaaataaataaagaccCTATGTTAGAACAATTGCAATTTGTTAAATTAGCTGTATTTTGATACATCATTTTTGTATCAtctttttctttaaacaaaagaaggatgctgtttttttttgtttttttttaaatggatgtctCTCCAGTGTGGGTCATTTTGcctcatttaaaatgtcatggaaaagtagtacgtcaaaaatacataaatcatGTTTTGCATAGTATATAAATGAAGAAGGGACGTTCTGAGGCCAGAAAACACGAACATCCTCTAACAAAATACTTCTATAACTTGACATTTATAACTTCCATCTTAAGAATAGACTGAATTTTTTCACTTTATCCAGTCATGAAGGTCTTCCTGTTGGCAGTGCTGCTGGTGTTTGCTGCATGGGCAGGTTCAGCCCAGTCTCAGAAGGCTCTCAGGCTGTGTGGCCGGGAGTTTGTTCGGGCTGTTGTCTACACATGTGGGGGTTCCAGATGGAGGAGGGGCCAAACAGAGACCCCCATAAATGGTCAGTATGCACCTTATCATTCTTAAATTCTCATCATCACTTAGTTAGGGTTCTCACACCTTTGGAACCATgatttttccatttgtttttgataactggataacattttaaaaaaaaatgtatttcatagaGAATGCAAACACATAGAgacatattttagagctgagcataatgTAAATTTACTCttgaaattttcatgacttttccagaatTGTTTAATTCCAGAGTTTCCATGGACATGGGAACCCTTATCAATTAAGAGCCACAAGACAACTGTCCATTCAAACTCCTATTACAACACTTTTATAATGGTTTATTACTGCTGTAACAACAGCAACTACATACATTTGAATCTAAGTCACGAAGTTAGTACATGATGTAAACAGATTTACCtgaatattataataaattatactaatgttataataaataatattttaatatttaattatattaaatataattttttaaacaattgatTACGAATATAATAAGATGACCACTCTGAATGTATAtgtaatcgaattactttttCTGATGTGTATTAAAGTTACTTAGCATAGTCTAATCACATAGATCAATGGTAACAAGACCCAATGACAAAACACACTGATATGGCAAATCAAATCCTACATTTAAGCCTTTTCTACCacctgcagttttttttttagggcAATGTCAACTTTGTGTTCATTGATACAGCATGAAATATGAAGGAATCAAACATCATTGACATTACATAACTCTGATTCTACACAGGTGATGATATCCAGGCTGGTGTGGAGTCATTCAGGGTCATTACAGTAATGGACAGAATCAGAAGAGACCTGGACACAATGCTGCCCATACTGTGCTGTCAAGTAGGCTGCCGCAAAAATGACCTCGCTCTCCTGTGCTGAGAAACACTCTCAGTTATCAGCTTCTTATAAATCAAAATGTAGTGTGGAATATGTATTTAAGCTATTACATTTCTTAGGACTTCCAACAGAGATGGGCCAAAGTTAAAAAATGTTGACAACAAAATTTGAAGGAATTTGAAATTCCTCAAATggagatttttgtttttattttattttttttaaattgactgtTTATGTGATCATGTATCTGagaaataaaaactttttaacaGAGATTTTCTTAGCAGAGGTATATATAGAAGTGTGTGTAGATGTGTGGAAATTAAATCTACTGATATCCTAACTGCATCACTAAATATTTTATAACTCCAACCAGAATATCCCGGTGTTATTTCAGCTGTAACAAACTGAATTGTACTTCATGAGTTTTAAGGATTTTCCTTTCAAAAGGTTGCTTCTTTATCTTCCTCAGACTCAAAAAATAATACGGGGTTGGAACAACGTTAAATGAAGCtgattaaataatgaaagaatgtttattttgggtgaaatattcctttccataatatatatatatatatatataaaatcactggTTAAAGAAAGCACTTTGTATTGAACTCGGTAGGAAGAAATTGAGtcacttttaaaatgaaatgtttgatATTATTAACCCATCACCATGTTGTTCAAAGATTTgtaatttcttctgtggaactcagaAAGCATtttgcagaaaaaaatattaaattttttattttttaaatttaaattttttatattgcaTAAAAATGTGTAGATCTGGAAAAAGTGGATCTGGAAATGAAAGGAGCTCATGCATGGAACTATATTAATGACAAATTTATTTGAAACAAAAGAGCACACTGAATTGAGTAATTCAGTAAACAAAGTAAACACATTACAATGCATTTTTGGGAATGCAATttcatatggttgtatatttaagttgtaaatatttcaattgaaaacatttcaaaatatatttcatccttaaaaattaaataataaatattcagcTCCCAAAGTTCCGTTCAGAAATATtccgtttattttttaaagttcatCTTTATTTTTCGACAGGTAATTAATTCTGTTCATTATATTTTGCAGCTTCTATTcttcaccactaggtggtgcaaTCGGGTGTTGATAAAGACCAAGAGCAACAAGGAGAGGATCTGGAAAATTACTTAAACTAATTATAAACCGTTTCTTCAGTTTGACAAGCAACTTTACTATGTGTATCATCTTCAGTGTTAATGTACAACTGTATCTGAGTGAGGCAATTTTCAGGGCAAAATATTCCTACTTTATGAAGAAAAATTAGTCAGAAGAGActgttttaaaaacttttattttaaatgttattgttttagtaGTTTGTGCATATTAGATTTATCTTCCTTTTGTATTTTAAGCATAATGCAGTTGTATACACCATgactttatcttttttttaattttttttacatatttatgtaTACATCCCATTCAAATCAAATGAGGACTAACAAATTCAAACACAGACTACCATTTATCTTGTTATATACATTTGTTGCATTTGAGACTTCGCTAACCCTACGAGCCGAATGTGATGACAGATTGTGATAAAGGTTCATTTGGTGAGGACCTATCCTTGTTGTTCTTAATCTTCATCAACACCCAATTGCACCACCTAGCGGTGAAGAAAGTAGCAGCAAGTCAAGATTGCGCATTGGCACtctactgcttttttttttttttttttgcaatgccaGGATGTACAAGATTGAATTTCCAACAATTttttaaccactgaaattttaGAGGCGAACTTGCAAagtgtaaatataatataatataataaaaatacaaatataattgacCAAATATTAGCAATAATAAAGATGAATTTTAAAAATAGCTGAATATTTTGGATGTGAACTttagaaggtgaatatttattgttgaatttttaatgaagaaattttgagtgaaatgtttttacctgaaatattcacagcttatTTGTATCTGAAATTGCATCCCCCATAAATTAAAGCACTGTTAATGTCATGCATTGATTTTTCATTTAGTAAAATTCTGTTCTTTTTTTctaagacatttgtcattaatatgcTACTATACAGGAGTCACACTTAATACAGGAAGCATTTTGTTTTTCAGAGAGGTAATAACTGGAGGAGTTATCCATTGTTATCTTCGTAATCAGACTGTCTGCTCCTTTCAATGTCAAGGTAAAGTGTGGCTCTACAGTTATCAATTGTTATAGATGTTAAAAATAGTGTTACGTATAGCCTTGTATTTTTCCACTGTTAAAAGCGAAAATGAAAGCTGTGATTACACAAATAAACTCGACCCATgttttttaaaggtgtgatctctCATCGCATGAAGCAAAtgctttgtttgaattttttcctTAATATgactaattaaattaaaaataaatgactaaaaaaaCGAGTGTAAAAGACCACAGTTTAGAAGTCTTCAAAGGTAAGTTCACAATTAGGATCCATTCGGCAATTTTACAAATAATGTATTCTGATTAATGCATGTTCAGTTCTGttctacggaagccctgaaccgcaaggtggaaaaaaaaaaattacggtgaaaaaaaaaaaaaatagtgtctcagtttcttcctgagcctaagtcttaattttttttctctcttcctaaaacttttttttctctctgcaatttttttttctctcttcaaatttttttttctctctgcaatttttttttattttctctcttccaaattttttttcttctctttaaatgtttttttttctctcttcaaaaaaatgcatgcggtaccaaccttggccaccaggtgccactatcagtaaacatgtaatcttacgcttttaatgctttctctgttgctatatagctgaataatacatttattatttattattatataagtgtttgcaaaccttaatcaagacaaaatcaggttacatatgtttgatatggcattcgttgtcgtgtaacaactggagttatttttttttttgaagagaaaaaaaaattaaagagaggaaaacatttatttatttatttatttatttttttgaagagagaaaaaaaaacttttttgaagagagaaaaaaaacttttaggaagagagaaaaaaaaaattaagacttaaaaggaactgagacactatttttgtttttgtttttcttcactgtTATTTCTTTTCCCACcttgtggttcagggcttccgtactgTTCTGCTTTCTCTTTTCAGTCGAATTTAAAATGAACTGCagaattcagaatcagaatgagctttattgccaagtatgcttacacatacttccagtgcacaaactacacgaaaatataagtatatatatataaatacacaataagactatatatatatatatatatatatacaactgtGTATCTTAATTACTGGTTTATccattattttttgctgtttgtaTCGTGATCAGTACATGCCAATATGGCAATAAATTGCTTTATAAAATCATTTGAATTGTCAtgatgaattattttcatgtatttcatgCAGGAAGTGTTGATACGATATTTCATCCCAAGTGTAAAAttagttaataaataataattaatgctTGATTTGGGTCTATTTCCAACAAGAAATAACCCACATTTCCTAAACATACTCACACAACATATTAAGAGACTGTTGTCCAATAATCTTGGACAATTCATTTTATTCACAGTTGATGAAAAATCTCAGTAAGACAGATTTAATTGTTGTGGTGTCTGCTGGTTTGATCTCTTGGTTTCTTGTTCTTGTTGtttctctttccttcagtagattctgcttgttaacagcaggtgtcatcactaatgatcaatcatcactcagagagtgtatctACTTGATCTCGgtaactgtttggccaattcaacattcaacacaacacagagtagattcaacactgctcagtgttagtttttaacaccagCGGGTGAGACCCATATAAACAACAGGAGTGTTCATTTAACAAAAAGGATTTTACTGTGCATAATACAATTAAAttcaaacgtgataaaacatctcactactgtacatgtctcatctaataattatggtctttcacTGTAGAATGTATCCATTTAGCATCGCaaaatgaaaacagttgaaaacaaaGTCACtagacagttcaggaaaaacactgttcctttttatactcagtaataatgccatttcaaaacacgtgaagcattcacaaaggaCAAAGCTGaacagaaatgaacaaactctcaaaatttctaatggactttcagcacatgtacacacacctgttagcacaataatgctatcgtttATATGTAATTCATTGCGTTCTGTTTCTGGACGTCTATTGTAGCTGGGCCGTAATGGTGGATAATATAAATAATCCCCcttgttgacttcttgccaataaagtgaaaaagcacacaaacaaattattccaagctttttcaaacagatgttcctaggTCAATCCTCTGTGGGCAGTCAGTGGAAGAAGCATACCTGGGACAAGAGCGCTGTGCTTTgagagtggtttctgatcataacattgctgttttagataaaaaCTTTCTTtcacttgattattaggataaccattaactacACACATTGTCTgggaaattttaaagacattttacaacatttaaaaagcaagaatctaaccgcataacatgcaagcaagcagtgaccggctacacacaaaacgccaaccaatcgcacttccgctagccaaccaGAAATTCCGCCCACCTAGCAAAATACAGCGAATTCGCTGAGAATATCATggataggagagagcgtaatgttcaactagcatgttacgacagtaagtcacaaGTGGATACAATtgaatggggagagccataaACCCACACCTACCTGATGCAAAAtaagtcttctcttataaaacagcaattttatcactgTAAACTctacacatagttcactccaaaaggattgtttagtataaaacatgttgaagattagcggacaggcagTCAATtgattaagtgatgagctgtttcctcacaaaagcagtttattcagcatactCAAGCATcttctccatagacatccatttaaaaaaaaaaactcctcacCAGAGTACCGCCCATTGAATATCTATGGGAGCGCCGCATGATGCATTTTGTAGATTTTTTTGgatcacatttttaaaaagctgtctATTTTACATAAGATACCACCACCAAGATAGCAACATTAGAGCATATATCATTTTGTATACCAATATATatgcatgatggtattgaaggcagttcagccttcaataccatcatgcctgatcttctacacacccctaccttgcacatatatcaCAACTTGCACATGAacatacaccattctgttatatgtcctattatttgtatgtctatttatactcttaccttgttttatattctgtgtctcactgtaatgttctgtgtgcacttgtttctcctatcaccaaaataaattccttgtgtacgtgagcacagttggcaataaagctcattctgattctgattctatattTTACAATAACTTAATtcctttgacaatattttttccCCTAAATTAGAACAACTAATTTGTGTTTCTAGAGACAAAAGACAAATGACAGTTTACATGCAATTTACAGTTTATGGTAATACAGAGGAGAGGTAATTGCCTCTAAAATGAGTCTCTGCAAGGACAGAGAGGAGGGGCGTTCTGACCAGGACCAGTATCCTGAAATCAACGATGGAGCACTGGCCGTTGACCCCAGGTGAGACAACACTAAACCAGAACAACCTTTGTAATGGTAATACTGTACATAGGGCTAAATAGAGATCAGGTAAATCCTTGacattttttataatgtctaatgATTTTATATCATTAGGCAGAAGTTCTACACTGTAGCATCTTCAGAATCCAGTT from Myxocyprinus asiaticus isolate MX2 ecotype Aquarium Trade chromosome 5, UBuf_Myxa_2, whole genome shotgun sequence harbors:
- the LOC127441677 gene encoding relaxin-3-like; this encodes MKVFLLAVLLVFAAWAGSAQSQKALRLCGREFVRAVVYTCGGSRWRRGQTETPINGDDIQAGVESFRVITVMDRIRRDLDTMLPILCCQVGCRKNDLALLC